The genomic stretch ATGATATCTGAGATGAATAGAGTTCACGGCCGAGGCTGGGATTCGCGCATGAGTTCCTCTGTTATGTGTTTGGGGAAGTTCTCCAGGGGCCGCCTACAAGAATTATTGTCAGAGCCACATATTACGACGAGAAGATACGAAAAGACGCACTCTCGTATGTCCCACACATCCTCACTGCTCTTGGCCTGCCGTCTGTGTGCCCACCACTCTGCGCGACGACGAATCCAGGCCTCTCGTTGTTCCTCTGGATGCATGGTTTTCAACGACAGGCAGAACTTGAAATCTTGGAATTTTTGCTCGCAACTTGACCTTTTGCCAAACCGGTAGACGGCCTTGACTTGTGACCGTATGGCTATCGGTATAGCAGTTAAAAGTCAAGAACACCAAAAAGATGAGAAATATACACACCGCCGCAACTAAGATAGTCATCAAACACGCTAATGCATCCTGGCACGTCCGCCGGTGTGGGATGAAGGAGGCGAAGCCGATCCTCTTCTTGTTTGAGGATGATTTTGAAGTCTGGTTTGGACATGAGAATGAAGAACAACCTTGGCGCACAAAACGCTGGGCGCCGGCCGGGTTTGTCTCCGGCGATCTATCATCCATGAATGACTTTTACCATGACCTGCGCTGGGGCTGGGAAACATATATCGTTTCTCATAAATGCCATCTTTCATATGATAACACAACGTCCCTAACCTTCGAACTCATCTTTTCCTGCTTCCTTTCTGCTCACCATGACTCGCGCATTTCACCACCAACCTCTCCGAGGTCTATACCTGACTTATCAGCTTTTCGGCACCTTGTTTGTTCGTTTCCCTCTCTGGATTCTACTTAGCACACCCAGGTGATGAATTTCCATCATCTACAACACAATGCTGTCTGAATAGTGAGCGCTGAGCTCTAGGTCTCTGCGTCCAAGGAAGACATGGACTTTCAAGCGGACAATTTGGGTCAAAATAATTCGTTATGTCATGAGTCTTCCTAGAATGTATGTTTCCTTATCTGTGGCTAAGCTAGCACTATTAATCAATATTTTTTCAAGGGTTGGACCTCTGACCAAACTCCCGAATCATTTGGCCATCACTCCAGGTGTTGATGTTAACGGCGTTTGGGTTGCTGCTGCCAACCATCTTGTCACAGGGGACCTCAAAACCTTCTCCACAATCGCAAATGTGTCGTCAGTCCGTCTGCCAGGATACTGGATACACAAGAACGGGACCTCCATTAAGGttgcctctcctcctttgCCTGGAGAGAAGGTTATATACCAACTCCATGGAGGAGCATACGTTCGCCTTTCAGCGCACCCAACAGATCCTACCGCAAATATTTCCAAAGGCTATGTTAAACATATCGACTCTGTGAATCGTGTCTTTTCCATCGAATACCGCCTGGCATCCTCTAAACCCTATACCGTTGCGTTTCCCTTCCCAACGCAACTCTTGGATGCTCTTGCTGGATACAACTATCTTGTAAACGTTGTCGGATTCTCCCCTGAGAACATCATTCTCTCTGGTGACTCAGCTGGTGGCAACCTCGCATACGCTCTCACCCGATACCTCACAGAATATCAAAATTCCACCGATGTAAAACTTCCTGCTGCACCCAGTGCCCTTATTCTCCTCTCTCCCTGGTTGGATCTCGGAACAACTACCCAATCAATCCCAAATGGATCGGCAACAAGATTTGTCTCCTCGGATTACATTGCACCTGAAAGTGGGGCAGACTATGCCAAAATCTCATTCTGCGGACCACATGGACTTGGGGCGGCGGAAATTAACCCCTACATATCTCCAGCATCTCTGCACCCTAATCTAGTCGTCGACTTCAAGAAATTCCCGCGAACATTCATCGTTGCTGGAGGCGCAGAAGTCCTTTATGACTCCATAAATATTTTCAAGGACCGTATGATCAAGGACCTCGGCGAAGGAAACGGTGTTGAGCCAGGAGAAGGGAAAGTTCGGTACTTCGAGGCCCCTGACGGCGTTCACGACTACCTTGTATTCTCATGGCATGAACCTGAACGCACCGATACCCTAAACGAGATCAATAGATGGGTTGCGGCATCGCAATGATTTTGAGGTAAAAAGAATGTATTTATTATTCAAGATTGAACGAATGTATCATGCTTATTTATCATGACGTATAATAAATAAAGGAGGCGTCGTATTCAATGTCGTGGTCCCGCTACGTAAGTGTAACCAATTTGTTCTCTTTCCTAAGGCTGGTGCCATACGGAAGTTCTCATCACCCTGTCAATCCTCACGTTAATCAGGACATTTTAGCAGCCTACCTTGCAAACAAGGCGAACATCAACTTCTGACTCGTGGCGGTGTCATCGTTCTCTAAATAGTAAACAGTAAAAATTGCTTCTACACCACGCAACATGAGCGACTCAAACAGGTTTTTACTGTTTTAACTGCATAAATCTACATCCAGGTAGGCTGGATTCTGCAATCTTAAGTTCCAAACATCATCTGGAGACTCTCCTCATCTTTTGCAGCAATTTCTCGAGCAGAAAACAGTGTTGGGACAGGGCATAGCAAAAACTAGTGAAAAGACAACATAGTTAATTTGAAAACCAAGTCGTGAAGAAAATATATGTCAATGGCCATTTACAGTTCACCATCGCCTACGTATATTTACATGTAAAAGGATTATTCTTTGCGATCTTTCTCCGCTCCGTGGCTCGATGCTGAACTGCGGTCATTCATTTCTCCATTTTCCGCGGCGGCGAGTTGGTCATCCCCAAGGTAGGAATAAACTGCTGGAAGGGCTACAAAGAGCGCACCGATGATGTTTCCAATGAGGGAGGCAATAAGAGACCTGAAAGGCAGGTATGTTATCAAACAATGTCAACTGAACCGCTGGTTTAGTTCAAGTTCTTACTTTTTGATGTATTGGTTCACCGTAAGCTGTATACCGGATATGAGCGGTGGTCATTAAAGGAAAGATTGTGGGCAGGACAGCCATACCGGTGCTCCAAACATGATTCCGAGTGGtactgaaaacatgttaGCAACAACTGAAACGGGGTAAGTTTGCAATCCCTAGTGTGATACCTCAAGTGCTACATACCGTGGTCAAATCCGCAAGCCACGAAAATCTAAAGTAAGAGAATATCAGTTGTCCACAAATGTGCACATGGCATGAGATATCGCACCCATATAGGGATCCAAATCGCGAAAACCTGAGGGGTCAAGCAATAGCAAATATAATGAACTTCAGGGACAAATTCCTAAAGCTAGCAACCTTGCCTTGGAAATCGTATCTTTTGCGCCAGCGGCTTGCTATTTTTATATAAATGTGGGGTCCGGTCAGACGGCGTGGGGTAATTTGAAATGTGCACGTACCCAGACAGCTACCGAGACGAGCCAGTTGCATCCAATGCCTCGCAAGAATATTTGATGCCACTGTGGGTCATGGGCTTTGTGACTAAAAACACGTCAAGTTTGAGTATACACTCCACAGCGATTCGAGATGCTTCTCACATCGCGAAGGTTTTGATAAACGTCGCATATGGATCAACAGAGACGATTCCACTGTCTGGGAATAGCCGGTGATTGAAAGAGAGTTCACATCATCAAATTAAAAATAACTCACAGTGCACAAGGATGGCGGCAAAGAAAAGGCTTCCTGCAAGATTACCGAAAAATACTGGAGAGGGGTTGAGCACACGGTTCATATACATGACATGGCTTGAACTGTTCACCAATGATCCAGTTAACGGGCAAACTCCACCACGGAATAGCGCGCTTAGCCAATGCCATAGGGAAGACCTGCGATGGGTCAGCACTCACTGATCAATGATTGAAATGTAACCAGGTTATCCTTACCATCATGTTACTAGTCAGAAGTTCTTGACCTTGGAGAACAATCCTAGAAAAAATCGTCACATTATTTCCCTCATAAGAACCATAGAGAAGGTATATTGTCTTACATCACCAAACCCACAGGAAATACAAATCCCCCAAGAACTTTCACTATGCCAGGATTAGAGGAGGTAAGACCCCCTGCTCCTCCCTGCAATACTTCGGAGAGTAATCCTCCAAATGACAGCATCGCACCAGCCATAAACTAACAAATTAGACAACTCAGATTATCTCATTTCCTGATCCCAGAGTAAACACTCACGGCCTTGAGGAATACAGCGGCAAAACGATCTTGGTGTTTCTTAACCCCAGCCCGCACCATAAATGCAGCGACCTCTTCTGGCTTCATTGTAGATGGTGTATCATACGCCATGGTGACACTCAGGTCGATATTCTTGCGATTAATGAATTTGGGGGATCTCTAGAATAAAGAGCAAGAGAGGGTGGCGTATAACCCTAGTGTCCCTTCCGACAAAGAGTGAGAAGAGTGTCGACTTTATATGCCCGGCTAGTGCGGCAGATTTCCCACTACATGGTGATTGAGCTATGAAGATAGAAATGGAGTCATCGGGTATAGCAAGATTTTTCGGTTAAAGGGGCAAACTCCAGGAAGCCATGGAAGTTAGTTCTAAATAAAAACGGCAGAAAACGTAAGTAACACTGAGACAAAAATAACTCACAGAGGACGACAGCACCGTTATGAAAAGGCCTATGCATATGGATAACACATACTCTACTCCAATCCAAGGTTCAATGCCCATACTTTATCCGGCGTTCTCTGGTTGTGGTCCACTAGAGAAGAACTAAGCGCTGACAtatgttctatttttagcttCCCACCTCCCCTCGAGGCTGAACTAGATTGAACTGCCCAAAATTCATGTCCATCTTCTAGAATGAGTTTCTCCGTATTTGCATCTCTTCGCGCAACAGGTGTTGAAAGGCCTGTGTCCAAGCTACTTAATAATGGCAGCGCAGCTAAGTTCCGGAACGACACGATGATAAAGTTCGGCAAATATAGGTGAACACAGGGTAAACATACAGTATGCTGAATACTCAGTCACAGGCCTCTCCTGTGTACCGACGTGAGTGTGATTCAGAGATATTTAAAGCTGATATATTCAAATTACCGTCCATCCTCCCGAAAAAAGACAAGTCTGTCAACTCTCACCGATCTTTTCCGACTTTTTGTGAAGCACAAGAAAGTGGCGAACCGGTGAACGCTCCGCTATTCGATTCGACTCGCTAGACCTCTATCACAACTGCACGATCGTGAAGCGATTACCTTATTCCGAAGAGAGAGTTGTGTGTGGATTGGGAAAAGTCGATGAAACGCCACATTGGAGTCAAGTTCTAGATGTTACTGAAGACTCTAAACCAAAAGTTGAGAAGATTTGCGAAAGAAGacagtggtggtggcggcgaTTATGAGCCTTATTTCGTTTCGCCACAGCCAACCCCCTACACATAATGTCTGTGCAGATGGATATCTATGCGAGTGGTATAGGGGAATTTACAAGTTCACCAGTCAGCCTGCCACAGACCTGATGACGACATTTCGACCCTTTTTTGGTCTCATGGTCTGAATCCTTTGGAAGTAAAAAAGATGCTTCAACAATTTTGgttcaacaatcaatcaacaGAGTTGTTGGTCAACTTAAAAACCACACTCCAGTTATATAATTGATGACATTGGattctgtatttttgtgacattgaagtttgaagttgGTGGGATTGCCTATGTCAACAACATTTcatgttttattttcatCCGAAAAGGATGAGTACGTATATACAAACTAAGTATGTGAGACTGATGGGCAATGAAACAACGAAGATAACTTGATATGTAAACATAACGACGACTGATAGTAAGTTTAACCGCCTCTTCGGAAAGGTGTAATTTTAGACGTTGCGGACTTGTCTACACGATCTTCGTGCCGTGGCCCACCTGACTCCGTTGTTCGACCCTCGCGAAGATGGGAGGAATTACGATCCATTCCTGAGCGATGTTGCAATGTGCGAGTATCTTCCATATAGCGCCGAGGTGTGTTGTGCAGTAAACCCATTTGATGTGTGTGCGAATTGGCGCCTGGTGGAAAGAGCGTCCTGCGGTTGAATGAACTACGCTCCTTCCTACCAATATGTGTGGGAGCGGGGAAAGGTTCAGGTAACCCTTGATCTTTTCCAGATGAATAGAAGATCCTTGGACGCCAGGCTTCTCGCTCGTCCATGATGCCCGAATTTTTAAACTTTTCAATGAGAGCTTCTTTGCCCCTGAGAAGATGTCGGAAAGAGGGGTGGATTTAACAATTGGGCGAACTTACTGGTAAGTAGCATAGCTCATCTGGAGAACTTTCTCGCTCGAGAACATGTTCCTGTTTAACAACGGTAAGAAAGTTGCATAGAATGCTTGCAGACAAGTACTCACCACTTTTGTCCAAGGCGTTCATTTGCAAAATGAAGCAAATCTTCGACGGAAATAAAATTTACGAATGCATATCCCATATTACATTCTGCTCTAGATGTAAGAATGCCGTAGAATTGTATGTCAGGGAAAGCTCACTATTTTTGAAGTCCATACGTAGATAGAGAAAATCGATCCTCCTTGGACAGACTTTGGCTATATACGAAGTAAGATCAACGTCGCTCATTTTGTTCGGGATGTTCTTGATCATAACAGTCGTTCGGGTGTCCCCACCCTCCGCTATTTTTGCAAGATTAAGCTGGTGCTTATCCGTTTGCCCCGAAACTGGATTGGCGCCCGTGGAAGACATCGATTCATGACTGACTAGAGAGCGCGAGAATTGGCTTTCTGTACGTTCGGGTTCTGGCGTCGACTCAGAGATATGAGCAAATGGCGGTGGCGACACTGGGGGTTCAATATCACGTTCAATGACATTTGACAGGTGCTGTTGACGGAGAGAAACATCGGAAGAATGACCACGACGAGTAGCAGGGTGATATTGTCTAGGTGTAGGTAAATAGGCTTCGTCCTGCATGTAATACGGCACAGGGGATAACCCATGCATGGCGACGAGAGGCATAAAGGCGGCAGGTCCAGGTGCCACTCCTGGTATTGCAGGATCAACAACCCAAGGTGAAACGCTGGGCATGGCTTGGATTTGAGGGTCCATATACTCgtaaggaaagaaagggggGGGAGGAGACATTGGAGAATTAATCACGGTAGGGATAGGAGACGCCGCAATGCTTGGATAGTAAACAGGAGACGGCGTTGGGGGTACAACATATGGATGATAGCTTTGATTATTGACGACAGGTCTGGTTGACGGACAATACCAACAAGCTCCATCATAGCACGCTGTGAGCGAAGACGGATGTCCAGCAAATGATTCTGGAATGTAAGCTGGATGGCTTGTGGTGTTGACAAATTGTGTGTTATAGAAGTATTGTGGAGATGATGATTCTCTTCCAGGGACGGGATTGGGGTTTTGATAAATGATATCCTGGACTTCGCGTTCTTTGGACAGGTTTCCGTTAGCAGGAGGAAAGTTGAAGCGCTGACGGATGTTTGACTTAGAACCTGCTGATCCAAAGTTCAAGTCACCGAATGATTCTCCCGCACTCGGAGTATTTGAGAATGGTGTGGTGCGCAATAAAGTATTTGAATTCGATTGTTGGTCAGGATTCGGAGAGCTGTTTTTGCGGAGCGTACTAAATTTCATTCCGAGCACAGTTTGATTCGACAATTCTTTACAGGCAATCGATGCCACTCTGGAATCGTGATATTCTACAGTATAGAAGAAGGAGATATGCTGAAAACAGATTGAGAAACTATACACCACCGTGAAGATAAATAAGCACTTACACCGTCCTTGTCTTCATGTTGGCGGATAAATTTGAATGAACGGACAGAGCCAATAGATTTTAGAACATTTTGGATAGTGCGAACATTAATGCCTTCGCGCAAATTGGCACTGGCAGAGGATTCTGCAGTAAGATCCTTTTCCAATGCTTGGGTTGTATTCTCATGGAACGCGACATCGACTTTGTCCTTTTGCACTACCAAAGTAAATTGTCCATCGACGGAGTCTAAGAACGTGGAGTAACCCATTGACTGAAAATACGTGAATGAAAGTATTCAAACAAGAGCTTTCATATGGCATACCTCTGTTAGTTCTTCCAACGTAACAAACCTACCCGACAGCCCAAGTCGGTGACCGTTCTTGTCCACCACCTTGTCAATACATTGAGACAAACGATCACAATCAGTGACGGTGAGCAATTCTTTGGCCAACTTTGCCATGCGAACGTCGAAAAACACGACGGGGATGATACCCTTCGATGCCAAATGACGCTCGTTGATGCCTTTCAAAAATTCATCTGGGGGAAAAGGATGTGCTGCCCTTTCCTTAATAACATCCTCGCCCACTTTCTTCTCTGCGATGGCCGAATGAATTATATCGACGATTGCTAACTTCAAATCCTCAGCAAAAAGATGGCGGTTCACATTTCCGAGCTAGAGATTTACTTGTAAGCCAAGAATTTTTCAACGATTCTGagggagaaaaaaattgtaCCAGTAAGACTCGCGTGCTTTCTTCGTCAAGATCAAATATTTCTTCGTCGTAATGAGTGTCGTCAGAGCACAGCACCTGCCTTGCGTCGTAACTGGTGGAGTCACTGGTGGTCGTTCGGATGCTTGACGACGGGGTCAGTGGAGGTGTTAAAAGTGAGTGTGGTTGGTCGCGCTCAGTACGGCGTCTAGCGTGGGTTTTCAACGAGATCGAAGAATTTTCACTATGTGCTGGGCCCAGAGACGCGTACTTTACGTGTCGTGGACGAACAGTCTTGTCGACAGAGTCATCGGCAGAATCCATTCTAGGAGAGGGCGGAGCAGATGGTCTACACCTAAAAGATTGTGCTATTGCCGACATTCCTTTCGCGTCAAGTCCAGTATGAGAATAAGATGGAAAACTATTCAGAAAAAGGTCAACCAGATGCTTTGGATGCTTGAAGGGAAAGAGCAAAAGGGAGCGGCGACTCACAAAATAttgggaagggaaggagaaTGCTGTATCTTGGAATGCACTGGCGAAGGATTACTGATTTTGCGTAGGTCTGGGCGATCTATGCTTGATCGTAGTTTTGGGGTGTCAGACATGAGAACGAAGGGTAGAAGCGCTAGAGCAGGGAAAGGACAAGAAGAAATGTCGAAAGGGAGGAGACAGTGATGAACGGTGAAAAgaactggattttggccgatTAAGGTGGTTAATTGACGTCAAACACGCCCGGAAATGCATATATGAGAGGATACCGATATTAGAAACCTTCCGACTCCAGATACGCAAATATTCGCGGATCTGGAAGACTGGGATTCTGATGGTCGGCCTTGTTGTCAGGCAgataaaaagtaaaaaagaCAGGCAGTGAATTTGTTGCAGCCTTTACTTGTAGCCTAGATCTCTTTTTACGGCCCGCAAAAGAAGGGTGCTTTTTAGAGTTGCGGCGCATTGTGTGTGTATGTCTTTTTGGAGACGACAAGAAAATGGTTGCTGGTGGATTAAAGGTATGTAAGACATGAAAAATGGCAACCTTGCACACTCGTAAAGGAGAAGGATCAGCATCGACGAGAACCTGGGCGGGACAACGATGGGCGTTAGGTACTGCAAAGGGGATGAAAAGAAGTTGCTTACACGTCACTGATAACCCATTTTGGCACGCCTCGTTCCCTTTCCTACACACCGGAGAAGTCATGGGGGACGTCCATCGACGCGGGCCCATGCGACACAGAAAAAAACTTAACCTTGCCTGCGAGCCGAATAAAGGGGAATCGAATTTTATGTTACAAACATGATCAGCCAAAGGCAAGGGCTCTCCATTGGAACTCGTCACTCCATATCTGAATCGGAACCGCTTCGCAGAGCGACATGTCGAAACCGCAATGACCGCCGGAGACAGCACGCTTCGAGACCGGAAGAACACAAGAACACATCTTAGTTATTTGTGCCAAAAAGGCGTTTAGCGCGCGCTGGTCACGTGATCGTCATGCCATTACCAGCTTTTTTCCATGTCGCCGTGTTACTCCCTGCTCATATCCAAGCACGATGCCTCTCTACGAGATGTTGTGCATCACCAGTCACATTCCAACCTATGTGAGTCCGTGTCCCGCCTTGCGACCCCTTCTTTGACTTTGCTTCCAGAAACATATCCGTGAATTAGTTGGTCAAGCCGCTATGCATATCATGAACAACGGAGGTGTCGTTCGAAACATCAACTCTTGGGGCACCAAGACCTTGCCTCAAAGAATGAAGCGTCATGGATCACCTCAATCTGCTGGAGAGTGCGTGCATGCAGTTCTGTCTCTTTCAGTCGATGCATTTACCGTTCATGTAGCTACTGGACGCTTCACTTCGACTCTAGTCCCAGGACGCTGAGGTCTCTAAATGGAATCATGCGAAGTGATCCTCGTGTGCTGCGATGGACGGTGCTGAAACTTGCAGACAGAGTAGAGGATCTTTCTATCAAAGGGGAGAAGGTTATACTGCCACATAAACCTACCGTTCAAGACATTATTGATTAATGGGAGCTCGAAAATACTCAACTTCAACCTTGCCCCACTCTTCGGCCTCAAAATTGTCCAATGAATGCCTCTCTTTGATCATCATCTACACACCTCTTCCTCCTAGATCTCTGATGGACCGACTTATTCTATTGCCAAATGTACTTTATAACGCTTTCTACATCATACCTCCCCTGTTTGTATCCAGTTAATAACTCCACCTAAAGAACTGATTGTCTGGATTCCCTTGAGGTCCTCTCCATGTTCCTTGTGTTCTTGCTCTCCATCTGCTCCAGTTCTACGCAACAGCAGTGCGTGCCAACCTACGTTTGATGCTCCTTGGTAATCACTAGTCCCAACTCACTCGTTATTCTGATTAACAGATTTTGCTCACTTACGATACAAGTTCGTCTCCGACATGCAAGCACTGGCTTGGTCTGATGCTACCTTCATGTTCCACTATGTTTTGATTGACCATTTGCAACGTCCTCTCAAAAATCTTGGGAGAGGGCTTTTCAaccccttcttcttcactcAGAATAATTGCATCGAACAAAGTTGTCAAGTTTAAACTCTCTAGAACGCTGCCTAATAATTTTGAATTACTCAAATCCAAAACATCTACGTACGATTTCGACGCAAACTTACGAAGTCTGGTATCACCGTTGCTGATGATTGCTGTTTTGATGTCGGTCTGCTCTCGGAGGCGCGAAACTGTCCATGATGTCAAGATCAATGTCACAGACCTGTAGAGCAACACAGAAGGACACCAACTGACTGGTTGTAAGAGTGTCTTCAAAAACCTTGTAGCCTTCGTCTGAGCTGAAGCGCTTCATCAGTTTTCGCGTGATTTCAGCCAAGTGAGCGTCGAGAGCTGAATCAATGCTTAGCTGTTTCGCCGTCAAAAAGTTATATCGGCTCGCCTTTTTCGTCGGCCCCTGCGCCAATCGCAGTGCGTCGAATGACATCTTGCCACCAATTTTGAGCTCCTTTGTTATAGAAAGGATGCTCTTTCTGCACACACTTCAAGGCTGCGAAACGTTCATGGTGTAGTTAAGTGCTAATTAACGGCCTAAGGAACACTAGACATACCAACTCGGAATGACTGTTTGATTTTGGTTGGATCGAGGTCGCCAACGTACGGGGAGAACACCCTCGAATATTGTTCATGAATAGGCAGTCGGGGTGTAATTATGGTATGCAAGGCATCGAAAGTAACCAGCTTCACTAATTTTTTTGGGCGCCTGAGCATACGGACCTTCAATTTGGTGGTGATGATCGTTGACTTTTAAGCGTTAAATATAGCAAGCCTTACCAGTAATGAGCTATATTAGCGGCCCGATTTGCCGCGGTGTGGTTGCCGGTAAACAACTTCAGGTCAGTTAGCTTGAATTGGCTTTCTACTGGCACCGTACTATGCGAGCCTTCACATGGATATGGCTTGCTCTTGGATCTCTTTTGGCAAATGTCGATGCGCTCTCTATTTCTGGTGACCCTTGTGCTGCTATTGCTGGCAAGAAGTGGGTTCTTCCAAAGGAAGCTCGCGCATGCTTGAGCTCGTTTCCTCTGGACCCCCTGATTAAAGCAAATGTCAGTTtacagttttttttttctcaaaaagTATCCTTGAGAGTTGAACTTGTTCATTTTAGGTTCTTGAAGTCGTCAGTAAAACTCTTGCTTTCCACACATCAACCAATTACCAGATCCAAGCACCACCACCTTTTGATAACGACGTGCACGAGG from Psilocybe cubensis strain MGC-MH-2018 chromosome 2, whole genome shotgun sequence encodes the following:
- a CDS encoding Esterase encodes the protein MSLPRMVGPLTKLPNHLAITPGVDVNGVWVAAANHLVTGDLKTFSTIANVSSVRLPGYWIHKNGTSIKVASPPLPGEKVIYQLHGGAYVRLSAHPTDPTANISKGYVKHIDSVNRVFSIEYRLASSKPYTVAFPFPTQLLDALAGYNYLVNVVGFSPENIILSGDSAGGNLAYALTRYLTEYQNSTDVKLPAAPSALILLSPWLDLGTTTQSIPNGSATRFVSSDYIAPESGADYAKISFCGPHGLGAAEINPYISPASLHPNLVVDFKKFPRTFIVAGGAEVLYDSINIFKDRMIKDLGEGNGVEPGEGKVRYFEAPDGVHDYLVFSWHEPERTDTLNEINRWVAASQ
- a CDS encoding Meiosis protein mei2, whose protein sequence is MSDTPKLRSSIDRPDLRKISNPSPVHSKIQHSPSLPNIFFPSYSHTGLDAKGMSAIAQSFRCRPSAPPSPRMDSADDSVDKTVRPRHVKRRTERDQPHSLLTPPLTPSSSIRTTTSDSTSYDARQVLCSDDTHYDEEIFDLDEESTRVLLLGNVNRHLFAEDLKLAIVDIIHSAIAEKKVGEDVIKERAAHPFPPDEFLKGINERHLASKGIIPVVFFDVRMAKLAKELLTVTDCDRLSQCIDKVVDKNGHRLGLSGRFVTLEELTESMGYSTFLDSVDGQFTLVVQKDKVDVAFHENTTQALEKDLTAESSASANLREGINVRTIQNVLKSIGSVRSFKFIRQHEDKDGHISFFYTVEYHDSRVASIACKELSNQTVLGMKFSTLRKNSSPNPDQQSNSNTLLRTTPFSNTPSAGESFGDLNFGSAGSKSNIRQRFNFPPANGNLSKEREVQDIIYQNPNPVPGRESSSPQYFYNTQFVNTTSHPAYIPESFAGHPSSLTACYDGACWYCPSTRPVVNNQSYHPYVVPPTPSPVYYPSIAASPIPTVINSPMSPPPPFFPYEYMDPQIQAMPSVSPWVVDPAIPGVAPGPAAFMPLVAMHGLSPVPYYMQDEAYLPTPRQYHPATRRGHSSDVSLRQQHLSNVIERDIEPPVSPPPFAHISESTPEPERTESQFSRSLVSHESMSSTGANPVSGQTDKHQLNLAKIAEGGDTRTTVMIKNIPNKMSDVDLTSYIAKVCPRRIDFLYLRMDFKNKCNMGYAFVNFISVEDLLHFANERLGQKWNMFSSEKVLQMSYATYQGKEALIEKFKNSGIMDEREAWRPRIFYSSGKDQGLPEPFPAPTHIGRKERSSFNRRTLFPPGANSHTHQMGLLHNTPRRYMEDTRTLQHRSGMDRNSSHLREGRTTESGGPRHEDRVDKSATSKITPFRRGG
- a CDS encoding 37S ribosomal protein MRP17, mitochondrial, which translates into the protein MPLYEMLCITSHIPTYKHIRELVGQAAMHIMNNGGVVRNINSWGTKTLPQRMKRHGSPQSAGDYWTLHFDSSPRTLRSLNGIMRSDPRVLRWTVLKLADRVEDLSIKGEKVILPHKPTVQDIID
- a CDS encoding Haloacid dehalogenase-like hydrolase domain-containing protein 3; protein product: MLRRPKKLVKLVTFDALHTIITPRLPIHEQYSRVFSPYVGDLDPTKIKQSFRVALKCVQKEHPFYNKGAQNWWQDVIRRTAIGAGADEKALDAHLAEITRKLMKRFSSDEGYKVFEDTLTTISRLREQTDIKTAIISNGDTRLRSVLESLNLTTLFDAIILSEEEGVEKPSPKIFERTLQMVNQNIVEHEGSIRPSQCLHVGDELVSDYQGASNVGWHALLLRRTGADGEQEHKEHGEDLKGIQTISSLGGVINWIQTGEV
- a CDS encoding putative formate transporter, yielding MAYDTPSTMKPEEVAAFMVRAGVKKHQDRFAAVFLKAFMAGAMLSFGGLLSEVLQGGAGGLTSSNPGIVKVLGGFVFPVGLVMIVLQGQELLTSNMMVFPMALAKRAIPWWSLPVNWIIVFFGNLAGSLFFAAILVHYSGIVSVDPYATFIKTFAIHKAHDPQWHQIFLRGIGCNWLVSVAVWQAAGAKDTISKVFAIWIPIWIFVACGFDHVVANMFSVPLGIMFGAPLTVNQYIKKSLIASLIGNIIGALFVALPAVYSYLGDDQLAAAENGEMNDRSSASSHGAEKDRKE